A window of Calypte anna isolate BGI_N300 chromosome W, bCalAnn1_v1.p, whole genome shotgun sequence contains these coding sequences:
- the LOC103533792 gene encoding olfactory receptor 14J1-like: MSNSSSISQFLLLAFADRRELQLLHFWLFLGIYLAALLGNGLIITTIACDHHLHTPMYFFLLNLSLLDLGSISTTLPKAMANSLWDNTDISYKGCAAQIFFFFITAEYCLLTLMSYDCYVASCKPLHYGTLLGSRVCVHMAAAAWGTGFLTTLLQTANTFSLPVCQGNALDQFFCEISQILKLSCSHSHLRELGLIVFSACLTFVCFIFIVVSYVEIFRAVLRISSEQGRHKAFFTCLPHLAVVSLFITTAIFAYLKPSSISSPSLDLVV, encoded by the coding sequence ATGTctaacagcagctccatcagccagttcctcctcctggcatttgcagacaggcgggagctgcagctcttgcacttctggctcttcctgggcatctacctggctgccctcctgggcaacggccttatcatcaccaccatcgcctgtgaccaccacctccacacccccatgtacttcttcctcctcaacctctccctccttgacctgggatccatctccaccactctgcccaaagccatggccaattccctctgggacaacacggacatctcctacaagggatgtgctgcacagatctttttctttttcatcacaGCTGAGTACTGTCTCCTGACCCTCATGTCCTACGACTGCTACGTAGCCagctgcaaacccctgcactacgggaccctcctgggcagcagagtttgtgtccacatggcagcagctgcctggggcactggtTTTCTCACTACTCTTCTGCAaacagccaatacattttccctgcccgtctgccagggcaatgccctggaccagttcttctgtgaaatctcccagatcctcaagctctcctgctcacactcccatctcagggaacttgggcttaTTGTGTTCAGTGCATGTTTAacatttgtgtgttttattttcatagtgGTGTcatatgtggagatcttcagggcagtgctgaggatctcctctgagcagggaaggcacaaagcctttttcacgtgcctccctcacctggctgtggtctccctgttcatcacTACAgccatctttgcctacctgaagccctCCTCcatttcctctccatccctggacctggtggtgtaA